From a region of the Drosophila virilis strain 15010-1051.87 chromosome 3, Dvir_AGI_RSII-ME, whole genome shotgun sequence genome:
- the Sqor gene encoding sulfide:quinone oxidoreductase, mitochondrial produces MSSYTCLPLALRQTKILATRRLSERLLVRHLSASQALHDKHDCKVLVVGGGSGGCAMAAKLSSRLGRNKVIVVEPADKHYYQPMFTLIGGGMKRLEHSYKPMSQVLPKKAKWVREAAIEFDPDSNTVKTTGGNTIKYDMLLIATGLQLNYNKIPGLEEALAIPNGKVSSIYSPMYVDRVYDCLRNIKDGNAIFTYPSSPVKCPGAPQKIVYISEHYFRKMGKRDKINVIYNTALPVLFGVKHYADALWPIVKKRNITVNTRRNLIEVKPGQDIAVFENLDNPAERFEEKYSMLHAVPPMSAPEALTRCKQLINEAGFVSVDQSTLQHTKYKNVFAIGDSSGSPNSKTAASAAAQSPVVFRNMIAALNGKPLRDVYDGYASCPLVTGYNSVILAEFDYSLTPLETFPVAQNKERYSMFIMKKDLMPLLYWKLMLPGYWNGPALMRNLLSVFKFNKK; encoded by the exons ATGAGCTCCTACACTTGCCTGCCGCTGGCCCTTAGACAGACCAAGATCCTGGCCACACGCCGCCTCAGCGAGCGCTTACTGGTGCGACATCTATCGGCGAGCCAAGCGCTTCACGACAAGCATGA TTGCAAAGTTTTGGTTGTTGGCGGCGGCTCCGGCGGCTGTGCGATGGCCGCCAAGCTCTCCTCGCGCCTGGGCAGGAACAAGGTGATCGTTGTGGAACCGGCCGAT AAACATTATTATCAGCCGATGTTTACGCTAATTGGTGGCGGCATGAAACGGCTGGAGCACTCCTACAAGCCCATGTCGCAGGTGCTGCCCAAGAAGGCCAAATGGGTGCGCGAGGCGGCCATTGAATTCGATCCGGACAGCAATACGGTTAAGACAACCGGCGGCAATACGATCAAGTACGACATGTTGCTCATCGCCACCGGACTCCAGTTGAACTACAATAAG ATACCCGGACTGGAGGAGGCGCTGGCCATACCCAATGGCAAGGTGTCCTCCATATATTCGCCCATGTATGTGGACAGAGTATACGATTGCCTGCGCAATATTAAGGATGGGAATGCCATCTTTACGTATCCATCGTCGCCCGTCAAGTGTCCGGGCGCACCACAAAAGATTGTCTACATCTCGGAGCACTATTTCCGCAAG ATGGGCAAGCGTGACAAGATTAACGTGATATACAATACGGCTCTGCCCGTGCTTTTTGGCGTCAAACACTATGCGGATGCCCTGTGGCCCATTGTTAAGAAGCGCAACATTACGGTTAACACACGCCGTAATCTAATCGAGGTTAAGCCGGGCCAGGATATAGCTGTCTTTGAGAATCTGGACAATCCCGCCGAACGCTTCGAGGAGAAG TATTCCATGCTGCACGCTGTGCCGCCGATGAGTGCTCCCGAGGCGCTGACCCGCTGCAAGCAGCTGATCAATGAAGCCGGCTTTGTGAGCGTGGATCAGTCCACGCTGCAGCACACGAAATACAAGAACGTGTTCGCCATTGGCGATTCGTCCGGTTCACCCAACTCCAAGACTGCCGCCTCAGCAG CTGCCCAATCGCCGGTTGTGTTCCGCAATATGATCGCAGCTCTTAATGGGAAGCCTCTGCGCGATGTGTACGATGGATATGCATCGTGTCCGCTGGTGACCGGCTACAATAGCGTTATTCTGGCGGAGTTCGACTACAGTCTGACGCCATTGGAAACGTTCCCGGTGGCACAGAACAAGGAGCGCTATTCCATGTTCATCATGAAGAAGGATCTGATGCCGTTGCTCTACTGGAAGCTGATGTTGCCGGGCTATTGGAATGGCCCCGCCCTCATGCGTAACCTCTTGTCCGTATTTAAGTTCAACAAAAAATAG